From Quercus lobata isolate SW786 chromosome 1, ValleyOak3.0 Primary Assembly, whole genome shotgun sequence, one genomic window encodes:
- the LOC115977867 gene encoding formate--tetrahydrofolate ligase produces the protein MSSSKTVRKLQVVSPVPADIDIANSVQPLHISEIANELNLSPNHYDLYGKYKAKVLLSVLDEVKGSKDGYYVVVGGITPTPLGEGKSTTTVGLCQALGAFLDKKVVTCLRQPSQGPTFGIKGGAAGGGYSQVIPMDEFNLHLTGDIHAITAANNLLAAAIDTRIFHESTQSDKALLNRLCPPNKEGKRSFSDIMFRRLKKLGISKTRPEELTPQEVKKFARLDIDPNSLTWRRVMDVNDRFLRKITIGQGPEEKGMVRETGFDISVASEIMAVLALTTSLADMRERLGNMVIGNSKAGDPVTADDLGVGGALTVLMKDAINPTLMQTLEGTPVLVHAGPFANIAHGNSSIVADKIALKLVGPGGFVVTEAGFGADIGTEKFMNIKCRYSGLTPQCAVIVATIRALKMHGGGPEVIAGKPLDHAYLNENVALVEAGCVNLARHISNTKAYGVNVVVAVNMFSTDSEAELSAVRNAALAAGAYDAVICTHHAHGGKGAVDLGIAVQKACENVTQPLRFLYPLDTGIKEKIEAIAGSYGASGVEYSEQAEKQIEMYSKQGFSGLPICMAKTQYSFSHEASKKGAPTGFTLPIRDVRASIGAGFIYPLVGTMSTMPGLPTRPCFYDIDLDTATGKVIGLS, from the exons ATGAGTTCTTCAAAGACAGTGAGGAAATTGCAGGTGGTGTCTCCAGTCCCAGCTGACATAGACATAGCCAACTCGGTTCAGCCTCTCCACATCTCTGAGATTGCCAACGAACTCAATCTCAGTCCTAACCACTATGATCTTTATGGCAAATACAAGGCCAAG GTTTTGTTATCTGTGCTTGATGAGGTTAAAGGATCTAAAGATGGGTATTATGTGGTGGTTGGAGGGATTACTCCTACTCCTCTTGGAGAAGGCAAGTCAACTACTACTGTTGGGCTCTGTCAAGCATTGGGAGCTTTTCTTGATAAAAAG GTCGTTACCTGCCTTCGTCAACCATCACAAGGACCTACTTTTGGAATCAAAGGGGGTGCAGCAGGGGGTGGTTACAGTCAAGTGATCCCAATGGATGAGTTCAATCTTCACCTAACAGGAGACATTCATGCAATAACAGCTGCAAACAATCTTCTAGCTGCTGCCATTGATACCCGGATTTTCCATGAGTCAACCCAATCAGACAAGGCCCTCTTAAACCGTTTATGTCCACCAAACAAAGAAGGAAAACGAAGCTTTAGCGACATCATGTTTAGACGTCTGAAGAAGCTTGGTATCTCAAAGACCAGGCCCGAGGAGCTTACACCACAAGAAGTCAAAAAATTTGCTAGGCTTGATATTGACCCTAATTCGCTCACATGGAGGAGAGTAATGGACGTAAATGACCGGTTCTTGAGGAAGATTACTATTGGCCAGGGTCCTGAAGAGAAGGGGATGGTGAGAGAAACAGGATTTGATATTTCAGTAGCTAGTGAAATCATGGCAGTTTTGGCCCTGACAACATCCCTAGCTGATATGAGAGAGAGGCTTGGGAATATGGTGATTGGAAATAGCAAGGCTGGTGACCCCGTAACTGCCGATGATCTTGGAGTTGGAGGTGCTTTGACTGTGCTAATGAAAGATGCTATTAACCCCACTTTAATGCAGACTCTTGAGGGAACCCCAGTTCTTGTTCATGCTGGTCCTTTTGCTAATATTGCACATGGGAATTCTTCTATTGTGGCCGATAAGATTGCACTAAAACTGGTGGGACCTGGAGGGTTTGTGGTCACAGAAGCAGGTTTCGGGGCTGATATTGGAACTGAGAAGTTCATGAACATAAAATGCCGATATAGTGGTTTAACACCTCAGTGTGCTGTTATTGTGGCAACGATAAGGGCTTTGAAAATGCATGGTGGTGGGCCAGAAGTTATTGCTGGGAAGCCTCTTGATCATGCCTATTTAAACGAGAATGTTGCTCTTGTTGAAGCAGGTTGCGTGAATCTTGCCAGGCATATCTCAAACACAAAGGCTTACGGTGTTAATGTCGTTGTTGCTGTGAACATGTTCTCTACTGATTCTGAGGCAGAGCTCAGTGCAGTCAGGAATGCAGCGCTGGCTGCTGGGGCATATGATGCTGTGATTTGTACTCATCATGCCCATGGTGGAAAAGGAGCG GTTGACCTTGGGATTGCAGTTCAAAAAGCCTGTGAGAATGTCACACAACCATTAAGGTTTTTATATCCGTTGGATACTGGTATCAAAGAGAAAATAGAGGCAATAGCAGGGTCATATGGTGCCAGTGGTGTTGAATACTCAGAGCAG GCTGAGAAGCAGATTGAGATGTACAGCAAGCAAGGGTTTTCTGGTCTGCCAATCTGCATGGCAAAAACCCAGTATTCCTTTTCGCACGAGGCCTCTAAGAAAGGAGCCCCAACTGGATTTACCTTACCAATAAGGGATGTGAGAGCTAGCATTGGAGCTGGATTCATTTATCCTTTAGTTGGGACAATGAGTACAATGCCAGGGCTCCCAACAAGGCCTTGCTTCTATGACATTGATCTTGACACAGCCACTGGAAAGGTTATTGGTCTCTCTTGA